In Arcobacter ellisii, a genomic segment contains:
- a CDS encoding SLC13 family permease: MIKNILFFLFPIIIYFIASNFIIDTKNLILITLLITTIVFWATSIIPNYQTSLIFLFTSLIFSLSSKDIIFSGFSSSAFWLVFAGMLIASAIKNVNLSERFSTLFSFIKNPTYLNILIFINIFSLLFSFVMPSSLGRVILLIPVAIIVAKNFGFKENDKGYTGIMLAFIFSTVIPAFTILPANVPNMILSGLTYEIYGFELLYSHYLVANFFVLGFIKNLILLVLLYLMYNDTPKYTFYKSEKTLLSKDEKIVIFTIIAMIFFWATDFIHGISASVIAIVGVLFLANPTINIIKTKDVNSINFASLLLVASIISLGNIVATNDYIKEILTSTINLYKPTNYEVLNQIIISSFMSFTGIFITQPSIPAIFTPMAEHISSISNFSLNEVIMMEVSAFSTLFLPYQSPPIIIGLALANIKQTQAIKFLLILAVITIVFLFPLQYYWMQFVKTII, encoded by the coding sequence TTGATTAAAAATATTCTATTTTTTCTCTTTCCAATCATAATTTATTTTATTGCATCAAATTTTATAATTGATACTAAAAATCTGATTTTAATAACATTACTTATAACAACAATTGTTTTTTGGGCAACTTCAATAATACCAAATTATCAAACTTCTCTTATATTTTTATTTACAAGTTTGATATTTTCTTTAAGCAGCAAAGATATCATCTTTTCAGGATTTTCATCTTCTGCTTTTTGGCTTGTATTTGCAGGTATGCTAATAGCAAGTGCTATCAAAAATGTAAATTTGAGTGAAAGATTTTCTACACTCTTTTCTTTTATAAAAAATCCCACTTATCTAAATATTTTGATTTTTATTAATATTTTTTCTTTATTATTTAGTTTTGTTATGCCCTCAAGTTTAGGAAGAGTTATTCTTTTAATTCCAGTTGCAATAATTGTCGCTAAAAACTTTGGTTTCAAAGAAAATGACAAAGGTTACACAGGAATAATGTTAGCTTTCATTTTTTCAACTGTAATACCAGCTTTTACAATCTTACCAGCAAACGTTCCAAATATGATATTAAGTGGTTTAACATATGAAATTTATGGTTTTGAGCTTTTATATTCACACTATTTAGTTGCTAATTTTTTTGTTTTAGGTTTTATAAAAAACTTAATTCTTCTAGTTTTGTTATATCTTATGTACAATGATACTCCTAAATACACTTTTTATAAAAGTGAAAAAACTCTCTTATCAAAAGATGAAAAAATCGTGATTTTTACTATTATAGCTATGATATTCTTTTGGGCAACGGATTTTATACATGGAATTTCTGCAAGTGTGATAGCAATAGTAGGTGTTTTATTTTTAGCAAATCCAACAATAAATATCATAAAAACAAAAGATGTAAATAGCATAAATTTTGCTTCTTTACTTTTGGTTGCTTCTATTATTAGTTTAGGAAATATTGTTGCTACAAATGATTATATAAAAGAGATTTTAACATCAACTATTAATCTTTATAAACCTACAAATTATGAAGTTTTAAATCAAATAATTATTAGTTCATTTATGTCATTTACAGGTATTTTTATAACTCAGCCATCAATTCCTGCAATATTTACTCCAATGGCTGAACATATAAGTTCAATAAGTAATTTTAGTTTAAATGAAGTGATTATGATGGAAGTATCAGCTTTTTCTACTCTATTTTTACCATATCAATCTCCACCAATAATAATTGGTTTAGCTTTGGCAAATATCAAACAAACACAAGCTATTAAGTTTTTATTGATACTTGCAGTTATTACTATAGTTTTTCTATTTCCATTACAATATTATTGGATGCAGTTTGTAAAAACTATTATTTAA
- a CDS encoding GyrI-like domain-containing protein, whose product MRVTRIKKLMISGISTITNNELEMSENGKIAGLWEEYFQKDIYKKTFDKAKSDFMYGVYSNYEFNETGNYKVTVGVEVTKPKNAIIIEDKKYLVFSKQGELPMIVTDLWEEIWEYFEKNSDYERAFEIDFEKFTDEDEIEIYVSIK is encoded by the coding sequence ATGAGAGTTACAAGAATCAAAAAATTAATGATTTCAGGAATAAGTACGATTACAAATAATGAATTAGAAATGAGTGAAAATGGCAAAATTGCTGGACTTTGGGAAGAGTATTTTCAAAAAGATATTTATAAAAAAACATTTGATAAAGCAAAAAGTGATTTTATGTATGGAGTTTATAGTAATTATGAGTTTAATGAAACTGGAAATTATAAAGTTACAGTTGGAGTTGAAGTTACAAAACCTAAAAATGCCATAATAATTGAAGATAAAAAATATTTAGTTTTTTCAAAACAAGGAGAACTTCCTATGATTGTAACTGATTTATGGGAAGAGATTTGGGAATATTTTGAAAAAAACAGCGATTATGAAAGAGCTTTTGAAATTGATTTTGAAAAGTTCACAGATGAAGATGAAATAGAGATTTATGTTTCTATAAAATAA
- a CDS encoding YbhB/YbcL family Raf kinase inhibitor-like protein, translating to MKKIFLSLGLCATFLLADNFTLSSSDLEGQLTSKQVFNGFGCTGENISPELSWKDAPKGTKSFAVTVYDPDAPTGSGWWHWLVFDIPKDKFTLPRGFGNSESKDVIQSITDYGKSGFGGACPPIGDKAHRYEFTVYALDIETLGLDKNANPALVGFYLNSHSLAKASLISYYGR from the coding sequence ATGAAAAAAATATTTTTAAGTTTAGGTTTATGTGCTACTTTTTTATTAGCAGATAATTTTACTTTAAGTAGTTCAGATTTAGAAGGTCAATTAACATCAAAACAAGTGTTTAATGGTTTTGGATGTACGGGAGAAAATATCTCTCCTGAACTTTCATGGAAAGATGCTCCAAAAGGTACAAAATCATTTGCAGTAACTGTTTATGACCCAGATGCACCAACAGGTTCTGGATGGTGGCATTGGTTAGTTTTTGATATTCCAAAAGATAAATTTACTCTTCCAAGAGGTTTTGGAAATAGTGAATCAAAAGATGTTATTCAAAGTATAACTGATTATGGTAAAAGTGGTTTTGGTGGAGCTTGTCCTCCTATTGGAGATAAAGCTCATAGATATGAATTTACAGTTTATGCTCTTGATATTGAAACTTTAGGTTTAGATAAAAATGCAAATCCAGCACTTGTAGGATTTTATTTAAACTCTCATTCTTTAGCAAAAGCTTCACTAATTTCATATTACGGAAGATAA
- a CDS encoding YeiH family protein translates to MKNTFYGILFVGIFSLFATLLAELDFFRNLGISSLIIGIVLGIFYANTIKHKFLDFGKSGIIFSTKYILRFGIILYGFRLTLQNLQEVGFGGIFIAFCIVLFTFIFGYFIGVKVLKLDREIAILCSAGSSICGAAAVMATSSVLKNEAYKSAIAVSFVVIFGTIAMFLYPFLYKLGIFDFNPSQMGVYIGATLHEVAHVVGSSNSLGEMVAKDAIIVKMIRVIFLVPFLILLSFWLIKTTFHNKKEKTKIMVPWFAIIFIVVVGFNSFGFLSIKTIETINFVDNFALTMAMTALGMETSFNKFKNIGMKPFYLSLILFVWLTIVGYYLVKFFF, encoded by the coding sequence ATGAAAAATACTTTTTATGGAATTTTATTTGTTGGAATATTTTCTTTATTTGCAACACTTTTAGCAGAATTAGATTTTTTTAGAAATTTAGGAATTAGTTCACTTATTATTGGAATAGTTCTTGGAATTTTTTATGCAAATACAATAAAACACAAATTTTTAGATTTTGGAAAAAGTGGAATAATCTTCTCAACAAAATATATTTTACGATTTGGAATTATTTTATATGGATTTAGATTGACTTTACAAAATCTACAAGAAGTTGGATTTGGTGGAATTTTTATTGCTTTTTGTATAGTTCTTTTTACTTTTATTTTTGGATATTTTATTGGAGTAAAAGTTTTAAAACTTGACCGAGAAATTGCGATTTTATGTAGTGCAGGAAGTTCTATTTGTGGAGCTGCTGCTGTAATGGCAACTTCAAGTGTATTAAAAAATGAAGCTTATAAAAGTGCAATAGCTGTTTCTTTTGTGGTGATTTTTGGAACTATTGCTATGTTTTTATATCCATTTTTATATAAACTAGGAATATTTGATTTTAATCCTTCTCAAATGGGAGTTTATATAGGAGCAACTTTACATGAAGTGGCACACGTTGTAGGTTCTTCAAATAGTTTAGGAGAAATGGTAGCTAAAGATGCAATTATTGTAAAAATGATAAGAGTGATATTTTTAGTTCCTTTTTTAATTTTATTATCATTTTGGCTTATAAAAACTACATTTCATAATAAAAAAGAGAAAACAAAAATTATGGTTCCTTGGTTTGCAATTATATTTATAGTTGTTGTAGGATTTAACTCTTTTGGGTTTTTAAGTATTAAAACAATTGAAACTATAAATTTTGTAGATAATTTTGCTCTAACGATGGCAATGACAGCTTTAGGAATGGAAACAAGTTTTAATAAATTTAAAAATATTGGTATGAAACCATTTTATTTATCTTTGATTTTATTTGTTTGGCTAACTATTGTGGGATATTATTTAGTAAAATTCTTTTTTTAA
- a CDS encoding ABC transporter ATP-binding protein, producing the protein MNIIDFENINVGYDEKIILKDVNLKIKEKEHWAILGANGSGKSTLMKLIQSEIHPRKTNEYKKEILGKATYSIFELRKELGIITNDLHNYFAREAGYLNGFEVVLSGHYSSVGIFTHQDFTKEQIIKAKEVLEFLEIVDLKDKKVAEMSTGQLRKCIVGRALIHNPKAFILDEPTVGLDIKAQINFIKMLKKLSLTSSIILVTHHLEEIFEEIKNIALIHNNTIYKSGKKEEILTNENLSEIFDTKLSIGEKNGRYFVEEIL; encoded by the coding sequence ATGAATATTATTGATTTTGAAAATATAAATGTAGGATATGATGAAAAAATTATTTTAAAAGATGTAAATTTAAAAATAAAAGAAAAAGAGCATTGGGCAATTCTTGGAGCAAATGGAAGTGGAAAATCAACTTTGATGAAACTAATTCAATCAGAAATTCATCCAAGAAAAACAAATGAATATAAAAAAGAGATTTTAGGAAAAGCAACCTACTCTATTTTTGAACTAAGAAAAGAGTTAGGAATTATAACAAATGATTTACACAACTATTTTGCAAGAGAAGCTGGTTATCTAAATGGTTTTGAAGTTGTTTTAAGTGGACATTACAGCTCTGTTGGGATATTTACTCATCAAGATTTTACAAAAGAACAAATCATAAAAGCAAAAGAGGTTTTAGAGTTTTTAGAGATAGTTGATTTAAAAGATAAAAAAGTTGCTGAAATGAGTACAGGACAATTAAGAAAATGTATAGTTGGAAGAGCTTTGATACACAACCCAAAAGCTTTTATTTTAGATGAACCAACAGTTGGACTTGATATAAAAGCACAAATAAATTTTATAAAAATGCTGAAAAAACTTTCACTTACTTCATCGATTATTTTAGTAACTCATCATCTTGAAGAGATTTTTGAAGAGATAAAAAATATAGCTTTAATACATAATAATACAATCTATAAAAGTGGAAAAAAAGAAGAGATTTTAACAAATGAAAATCTATCAGAAATTTTTGATACAAAGTTATCTATTGGTGAAAAAAATGGAAGATATTTTGTGGAAGAGATTTTATAA
- the sugE gene encoding quaternary ammonium compound efflux SMR transporter SugE — translation MSWVTLIIAGIFEIFWAIGLKYTDGFTKLIPSLLTIFAMLISFWLLSISLKTLPLGTAYAVWVGIGTIGTVIAGVILFNDSLNLLRIVSIIFIILGIIGLKITTS, via the coding sequence ATGAGTTGGGTCACTCTTATTATTGCTGGAATTTTTGAAATATTCTGGGCAATTGGTCTTAAATACACAGATGGTTTTACAAAATTAATCCCTAGTTTACTTACAATATTTGCTATGTTAATTAGTTTTTGGTTATTAAGTATTTCACTAAAAACTCTTCCACTTGGAACTGCTTATGCTGTTTGGGTAGGAATAGGAACAATTGGAACTGTAATAGCTGGAGTAATTCTTTTTAATGATTCATTAAATCTATTAAGAATCGTAAGTATAATTTTTATAATTCTTGGTATTATTGGATTAAAAATCACAACTTCATAA
- a CDS encoding TetR/AcrR family transcriptional regulator — MEKNTRKNLIDSTFDEIYQKGYQGASLTTILKNAKVHKGSMYHFFENKKEMALVSIKEKIYEQFVQRYSSIIALESGYLEAFIKSIKDTTNRDFNKGCPIANIVQEMSNIDEDFKVLMEEIYQTFRKNIKDILDLAIKKDEMKECDTTKLALYIASTIEGAILSAKASGNIQDYLDVIDILSSYIISFKKV, encoded by the coding sequence ATGGAAAAAAATACAAGAAAAAATTTAATAGATTCAACCTTTGATGAGATTTATCAAAAGGGTTATCAAGGTGCATCACTTACAACGATTTTAAAAAATGCAAAAGTGCATAAAGGTTCAATGTATCATTTTTTTGAAAATAAAAAAGAGATGGCATTAGTCTCTATAAAAGAGAAAATTTATGAACAATTTGTACAAAGATACTCTTCAATAATAGCTTTAGAAAGTGGTTATTTAGAAGCTTTTATAAAAAGTATAAAAGATACAACAAATAGGGATTTTAACAAAGGTTGTCCAATAGCAAATATTGTTCAAGAGATGTCAAATATTGATGAAGATTTTAAAGTTTTGATGGAAGAGATTTATCAAACATTTAGAAAAAATATAAAAGATATTTTAGATTTAGCAATAAAAAAAGATGAGATGAAAGAGTGTGATACGACAAAACTTGCATTGTATATTGCTTCTACAATTGAAGGTGCAATTTTATCTGCAAAAGCAAGTGGAAACATCCAAGATTACCTTGATGTTATAGATATTTTATCTTCTTATATAATCTCTTTTAAAAAGGTTTAA
- a CDS encoding DMT family transporter: MTQTLKAHFMVFIATFLVAGSFIASAKLSGVIDSISLTLYRFVLAAIILAPIILIKKEFRAKIISTFPRAMIIGLFYSLYFIGMFKALETTTALNTGTLYTLVPLMTGILCIFFFKEKMSLKQLFIYFIGIIGTCIVIFKADFELFLGFSLSEGDIIFLLASTSMALYSIFLKLLHRKGDILLVLVFTTLIGGCFWMFITMQVLNIPFGWEKIKGDLFYWMSYLVIGTTVVTLYLYQKSSIILGPKKLMAYVYLSPAMVAILSFIIEKQTISFNVFIGIIISTFATIVLLKQK, encoded by the coding sequence TTGACACAAACTTTAAAAGCTCATTTTATGGTATTTATAGCTACTTTTTTAGTTGCTGGTTCATTTATAGCAAGTGCAAAACTTTCAGGAGTAATTGATTCTATCTCCTTAACTTTATATAGATTTGTTTTAGCAGCTATTATTTTAGCTCCAATCATTTTAATAAAAAAAGAGTTTAGAGCAAAAATTATTTCAACATTTCCAAGAGCTATGATTATAGGATTGTTTTATTCTTTATATTTTATTGGAATGTTCAAAGCTTTAGAAACAACAACAGCCCTAAACACAGGAACTTTATATACTTTAGTTCCTTTGATGACAGGAATTTTATGTATATTCTTTTTTAAAGAAAAAATGAGTTTAAAACAACTTTTTATATATTTTATAGGAATTATTGGAACTTGTATTGTTATTTTTAAAGCAGATTTTGAACTGTTTTTAGGCTTTTCTTTAAGTGAAGGAGATATTATTTTTTTACTTGCTTCAACTTCAATGGCTTTATATTCAATATTTTTAAAACTTTTACATAGAAAAGGAGATATTCTTTTAGTTTTAGTTTTTACAACACTAATTGGTGGATGTTTTTGGATGTTTATAACAATGCAAGTTTTAAATATACCTTTTGGATGGGAAAAAATCAAAGGGGATTTATTTTATTGGATGAGTTATTTAGTGATTGGAACGACAGTTGTAACTCTATATTTATATCAAAAAAGTTCTATTATTTTAGGTCCTAAAAAATTGATGGCTTATGTCTATTTAAGTCCAGCGATGGTTGCAATTTTATCTTTTATAATAGAAAAACAGACTATTAGTTTTAATGTTTTTATAGGAATTATAATCTCAACATTTGCTACAATAGTTTTATTAAAACAAAAATAA
- a CDS encoding carboxymuconolactone decarboxylase family protein: MPLIKTYETEEATGELLEIYNEIIKVRGSVGNNAKLFSSSPELLKQQLDFIKYYSTHPTLSMPLLASIRICVSSKEECNFCIDFNTALLVNYSKWNLEEVEFMKKNLESKKLTQKENALLKFVINSMKNPHKVDKNDIDALKKLNWEDKDILDALNHGARMLATDILFNAFKIEDYEA; encoded by the coding sequence ATGCCATTAATTAAAACTTATGAAACAGAAGAAGCAACAGGTGAATTACTTGAAATTTATAATGAAATTATAAAAGTAAGAGGAAGTGTTGGAAACAATGCAAAACTTTTTAGCTCAAGCCCAGAACTTTTAAAACAACAATTAGATTTTATAAAATATTACTCAACTCACCCTACTTTATCTATGCCACTACTTGCAAGTATTAGAATATGTGTTTCAAGTAAAGAAGAATGTAATTTTTGTATAGATTTCAATACTGCTTTATTGGTTAATTATTCAAAATGGAATTTAGAAGAAGTAGAATTTATGAAAAAAAATTTAGAGAGTAAAAAACTAACTCAAAAAGAAAATGCCCTTTTAAAATTTGTAATTAACTCTATGAAAAATCCCCATAAAGTAGATAAAAATGATATAGATGCACTAAAAAAACTAAACTGGGAAGATAAAGATATTCTTGATGCTTTAAATCATGGAGCAAGAATGTTAGCAACTGATATTTTATTTAACGCATTTAAAATTGAAGATTATGAAGCTTGA
- a CDS encoding LysR substrate-binding domain-containing protein codes for MTLKELHFFYKLSENPQVTQVANELNISQSAISLAIKSLENSLNEQLFDRIGKKLILNEKGKYFKEKTLPHYLALMDAQTIFQENKLAGNIKIASSRTISNYIMPNIYYDFLTKYKDVKLDISTINSSKIIDKILKSQLDIGLIEVDTQNSSLIKEKLCDDELIVVTSDENHPKIAFIDAIKKRWILRETGSGTREIFINCIGEISKELDIFMQLQDFEEIKKIVLNNPDTVTAISKIIVEEELKEKKLFQIKLKNLELKREFYLVYHKEKTKNLLFETLIEFLKNRFKEFYLP; via the coding sequence ATGACACTAAAAGAGCTACATTTTTTTTATAAATTAAGTGAAAATCCTCAAGTTACGCAAGTAGCAAATGAATTAAATATTAGTCAATCAGCAATTTCATTAGCAATTAAATCGCTAGAAAACTCTTTAAATGAACAACTATTTGATAGAATTGGAAAAAAATTAATTCTAAATGAAAAGGGAAAATATTTCAAAGAAAAAACTCTTCCTCACTATTTAGCACTTATGGATGCACAAACAATTTTCCAAGAAAATAAACTAGCAGGAAACATAAAAATAGCTTCAAGTAGAACTATTTCTAACTATATAATGCCAAATATTTATTATGATTTTTTGACAAAATACAAAGATGTAAAACTTGATATTTCAACTATAAATTCAAGTAAAATTATTGATAAAATCTTAAAATCTCAACTTGATATAGGTTTAATTGAAGTTGATACACAAAATTCAAGTTTAATAAAAGAAAAACTATGTGATGATGAATTAATAGTTGTTACAAGTGATGAGAACCACCCAAAAATTGCCTTTATTGATGCTATCAAAAAAAGATGGATTTTAAGAGAAACTGGCTCAGGAACAAGGGAAATTTTTATAAATTGTATTGGAGAAATATCTAAAGAGTTAGATATTTTTATGCAATTACAAGATTTTGAAGAGATTAAAAAAATTGTTTTAAATAATCCAGATACTGTAACAGCTATCTCAAAAATAATTGTAGAAGAAGAACTAAAAGAGAAAAAACTCTTTCAAATAAAACTAAAAAATTTAGAACTAAAAAGAGAATTTTATTTGGTTTATCATAAAGAAAAAACGAAAAATCTACTTTTTGAAACCCTGATTGAATTTCTAAAAAATAGATTTAAAGAGTTTTATCTTCCGTAA
- a CDS encoding aldo/keto reductase family protein, with protein sequence MKIPNMIYGTAWKKENTTTLVFEALKQGFKGIDTACQPKHYREDLVGLGLQKAFESGIKREDLFIQTKFTPIDGQDQNNMPYLESDDIEIQVEKSFETSKKNLKTSFIDAYILHSPVYPGSKLQKVWQKMEEFYDKKEVGALGISNCYELDVLKYLYNNARIKPTIIQNRFYAQSGYDKEIRVFCKENGITYESFWSLTANPHILNSDILKNLSVKYEKGVAEIFYRFLNHINIVPLNGTTSTKHMIEDLKISEFELTNEEISSILNLL encoded by the coding sequence ATGAAAATACCAAATATGATTTATGGAACAGCTTGGAAAAAAGAAAATACAACTACTTTAGTTTTTGAGGCGTTAAAACAAGGATTTAAAGGTATTGATACAGCGTGTCAACCAAAACATTATAGAGAGGATTTAGTTGGTTTAGGTTTACAAAAGGCTTTTGAAAGTGGTATAAAAAGAGAAGATTTATTTATTCAAACAAAATTTACTCCAATTGATGGGCAAGACCAAAACAATATGCCATATTTAGAAAGTGATGATATAGAAATTCAAGTAGAGAAATCTTTTGAAACTTCTAAAAAAAATCTAAAAACCTCATTTATAGATGCTTATATTTTACACTCTCCTGTATATCCTGGAAGTAAACTTCAAAAAGTTTGGCAAAAAATGGAAGAGTTTTATGACAAAAAAGAAGTAGGAGCTTTAGGAATTAGTAATTGTTATGAGCTGGATGTTTTAAAATATTTATACAACAATGCAAGAATAAAACCAACTATTATTCAAAATAGATTTTATGCCCAAAGTGGTTATGATAAAGAAATAAGAGTTTTTTGTAAAGAAAATGGTATAACTTATGAGAGTTTTTGGTCACTAACAGCAAATCCTCATATTTTAAATAGTGATATATTAAAAAATTTATCAGTAAAATATGAAAAAGGTGTAGCAGAGATTTTTTATAGATTTTTAAATCATATAAATATAGTTCCACTAAATGGTACAACTTCAACAAAACATATGATAGAAGATTTAAAAATTAGTGAGTTTGAGCTTACAAATGAAGAGATTAGTTCAATTTTAAATTTATTATAA
- a CDS encoding zinc ribbon domain-containing protein YjdM, with translation MSQLPNCPKCGSEYTYEDGNLYICPECANEWSQDSSLESSNSDTLVVKDANGTILQDGDDVTVIKDLKVKGSSSGIKVGTKIKGIRLVDGNDGHNIDCKVPGVGAIKLKQEFVKKS, from the coding sequence ATGAGTCAATTACCAAACTGCCCAAAATGTGGAAGTGAATATACTTACGAAGATGGGAATTTATATATCTGTCCTGAGTGTGCTAACGAGTGGTCTCAAGATTCATCTTTAGAAAGTAGCAATAGTGATACGTTAGTTGTAAAAGATGCAAATGGTACTATTTTACAAGATGGAGACGATGTTACTGTTATAAAAGATTTAAAAGTTAAGGGAAGTTCTTCTGGTATAAAAGTTGGTACTAAAATCAAAGGTATTAGACTTGTTGATGGAAATGATGGTCACAATATCGACTGTAAAGTTCCAGGTGTTGGAGCTATAAAATTAAAACAAGAGTTTGTTAAAAAATCTTAA
- a CDS encoding phosphate/phosphite/phosphonate ABC transporter substrate-binding protein encodes MQKPIVVGSVAYDPKVVPIWDIIRDYFNDNGIRLDYILFSNYEAQIEYLLSGKIDIAWNTNVAWVRTYELSNQKAQALLMRDTDIDFKSVFITKAKNGIKSIQDLKGKKFGLGSADSAQAAILPLKYLQNELKEKINEVEIIKFNSDLGKHGDTGRSEFDIIEAIKEDEIDAGAIGISTWIRIIEEGLFPAGEIESFYVSEGYCHCNFTALNSLDEKVKKTFVDMMLSQDPNEPIIKKMMQMEGLNKWVVTTTEELKGYDVLTQAMFEQDLMKNNW; translated from the coding sequence ATGCAAAAACCAATAGTTGTGGGTTCAGTTGCTTATGACCCAAAAGTTGTACCAATTTGGGATATTATTAGAGATTATTTTAATGATAATGGAATAAGGCTTGATTATATTCTATTTTCAAACTATGAAGCACAAATTGAATATTTATTATCTGGAAAAATAGATATTGCATGGAATACAAATGTTGCTTGGGTGCGAACTTATGAATTAAGTAATCAAAAAGCACAAGCTTTACTTATGAGAGATACAGATATTGATTTTAAATCTGTGTTTATCACAAAAGCAAAAAATGGTATTAAATCAATTCAAGATTTAAAAGGTAAAAAGTTTGGTCTTGGAAGTGCAGATTCAGCTCAAGCAGCAATTTTACCTTTAAAATATCTACAAAATGAACTAAAAGAAAAAATCAATGAAGTTGAAATCATTAAATTTAATTCAGATTTAGGAAAACATGGAGATACAGGAAGAAGTGAATTTGATATCATCGAAGCAATAAAAGAAGATGAAATTGATGCAGGAGCAATTGGTATTAGCACTTGGATTAGAATTATTGAAGAGGGATTATTTCCTGCAGGTGAAATCGAATCTTTTTATGTAAGTGAGGGATATTGTCATTGTAACTTTACAGCTCTGAATAGTTTAGATGAAAAAGTGAAAAAAACATTTGTTGATATGATGCTTTCACAAGACCCAAATGAACCAATCATCAAAAAAATGATGCAAATGGAAGGTTTAAATAAATGGGTTGTTACAACTACTGAAGAATTAAAAGGTTATGATGTTTTAACACAAGCTATGTTTGAACAAGATTTAATGAAAAATAATTGGTAA